The proteins below are encoded in one region of Festucalex cinctus isolate MCC-2025b chromosome 2, RoL_Fcin_1.0, whole genome shotgun sequence:
- the LOC144014274 gene encoding coagulation factor VII-like isoform X1, whose product MASAARLSVFVSLLIVLSPSSLASGLPTSAFPTSSVFLNRDEARSVLVRTRRFNSGWLEELQKGDLKRECLEEKCSYEEAREVFEHQETTDEFWKTYSIPDSCESSPCLNGGSCAVLPGSYNCLCPPPFSGLNCELDDNAGPDTCLLENGACEHFCHEDERGERLNCSCADGYLLNADGKSCTAKDLISCGMTPVLQDPNKATQLDPRARIVGGNECPKGECPWQVLLLYEGKGFCGGVIIQPMWILTASHCLEDADAQFLNVVAGEHNTEVAEGTEQVIQVAQIIMHERYEKKTADNDIGLLRLVSPVLYTPYAVPVCLPTKSLAERDLWAISIHTVSGWGRRAENGPTSHLLRRLRVPRIRTQQCIQESGVQLTENMFCAGYITGREDSCKGDSGGPLVTQYKKTTFLLGIVSWGKGCARPGHYGIYTRVSNYLQWIHNRIATTVQLTNDAQLPVHNITT is encoded by the exons ATGGCGTCAGCAGCGCGCTTGAGTGTCTTCGTAAGCTTACTCATCGTCTTAAGCCCGTCGTCATTGGCATCAG GGTTACCCACTTCCGCTTTTCCAACCTCCTCAGTCTTCCTGAATCGGGATGAGGCGCGCAGTGTCCTGGTGCGCACCAGGAGGTTCAACTCGGGCTGGCTGGAGGAGCTGCAGAAGGGCGATTTGAAGAGGGAGTGTCTGGAGGAGAAGTGCTCATATGAGGAAGCGCGTGAGGTGTTTGAGCATCAAGAGACCACG GACGAATTCTGGAAGACATACAGCA TTCCAGACAGCTGTGAGTCGAGTCCCTGCTTGAACGGGGGAAGCTGTGCGGTCCTGCCGGGGTCTTACAACTGCTTGTGCCCACCGCCCTTCAGTGGCCTCAACTGTGAGCTGG ACGACAATGCCGGGCCAGACACGTGTCTGCTCGAAAATGGAGCATGTGAGCACTTCTGTCATGAAGACGAGAGGGGAGAAAGGCTCAACTGCTCCTGCGCAGATGGATACTTGCTGAACGCGGATGGGAAGAGCTGCACGGCCAAAG ACTTGATATCATGTGGCATGACCCCAGTCCTTCAAGATCCAAACAAAGCCACGCAGCTTGACCCTCGCGCTCGAATTGTGGGCGGGAACGAGTGTCCCAAAGGCGAATGCCCCTGGCAG gtGTTGCTGCTTTATGAAGGCAAAGGCTTCTGTGGCGGTGTAATCATTCAACCCATGTGGATCCTCACAGCATCTCACTGCCTGGAAGACGCTGATGCCCAGTTTCTAAATGTTGTTGCAG GTGAGCACAACACCGAGGTGGCGGAAGGAACAGAGCAGGTCATCCAGGTGGCTCAAATCATCATGCACGAGCGCTATGAAAAGAAGACGGCTGACAACGACATTGGCCTGCTGCGATTGGTCTCGCCCGTGCTTTACACGCCGTACGCCGTGCCGGTCTGCCTGCCCACAAAGTCCTTGGCTGAGCGTGACCTGTGGGCCATCAGCATACACACGGTGAGCGGCTGGGGGCGGCGAGCCGAGAATGGCCCCACCTCGCACCTGCTGCGCCGTCTCAGGGTGCCTCGTATACGTACGCAACAGTGCATCCAGGAGAGTGGCGTGCAGCTCACCGAAAACATGTTTTGCGCCGGATACATCACGGGCCGGGAGGACTCGTGTAAAGGTGACAGCGGCGGGCCACTGGTGACGCAGTACAAGAAGACCACGTTCCTGCTGGGTATTGTGAGCTGGGGGAAGGGCTGCGCCCGGCCAGGCCACTACGGCATCTACACGCGCGTCTCCAACTATCTGCAGTGGATACACAACCGCATAGCGACAACGGTGCAGCTGACAAACGACGCTCAACTTCCAGTGCACAACATAACCACCTAA
- the LOC144014274 gene encoding coagulation factor VII-like isoform X2: MASAARLSVFVSLLIVLSPSSLASVFLNRDEARSVLVRTRRFNSGWLEELQKGDLKRECLEEKCSYEEAREVFEHQETTDEFWKTYSIPDSCESSPCLNGGSCAVLPGSYNCLCPPPFSGLNCELDDNAGPDTCLLENGACEHFCHEDERGERLNCSCADGYLLNADGKSCTAKDLISCGMTPVLQDPNKATQLDPRARIVGGNECPKGECPWQVLLLYEGKGFCGGVIIQPMWILTASHCLEDADAQFLNVVAGEHNTEVAEGTEQVIQVAQIIMHERYEKKTADNDIGLLRLVSPVLYTPYAVPVCLPTKSLAERDLWAISIHTVSGWGRRAENGPTSHLLRRLRVPRIRTQQCIQESGVQLTENMFCAGYITGREDSCKGDSGGPLVTQYKKTTFLLGIVSWGKGCARPGHYGIYTRVSNYLQWIHNRIATTVQLTNDAQLPVHNITT, from the exons ATGGCGTCAGCAGCGCGCTTGAGTGTCTTCGTAAGCTTACTCATCGTCTTAAGCCCGTCGTCATTGGCATCAG TCTTCCTGAATCGGGATGAGGCGCGCAGTGTCCTGGTGCGCACCAGGAGGTTCAACTCGGGCTGGCTGGAGGAGCTGCAGAAGGGCGATTTGAAGAGGGAGTGTCTGGAGGAGAAGTGCTCATATGAGGAAGCGCGTGAGGTGTTTGAGCATCAAGAGACCACG GACGAATTCTGGAAGACATACAGCA TTCCAGACAGCTGTGAGTCGAGTCCCTGCTTGAACGGGGGAAGCTGTGCGGTCCTGCCGGGGTCTTACAACTGCTTGTGCCCACCGCCCTTCAGTGGCCTCAACTGTGAGCTGG ACGACAATGCCGGGCCAGACACGTGTCTGCTCGAAAATGGAGCATGTGAGCACTTCTGTCATGAAGACGAGAGGGGAGAAAGGCTCAACTGCTCCTGCGCAGATGGATACTTGCTGAACGCGGATGGGAAGAGCTGCACGGCCAAAG ACTTGATATCATGTGGCATGACCCCAGTCCTTCAAGATCCAAACAAAGCCACGCAGCTTGACCCTCGCGCTCGAATTGTGGGCGGGAACGAGTGTCCCAAAGGCGAATGCCCCTGGCAG gtGTTGCTGCTTTATGAAGGCAAAGGCTTCTGTGGCGGTGTAATCATTCAACCCATGTGGATCCTCACAGCATCTCACTGCCTGGAAGACGCTGATGCCCAGTTTCTAAATGTTGTTGCAG GTGAGCACAACACCGAGGTGGCGGAAGGAACAGAGCAGGTCATCCAGGTGGCTCAAATCATCATGCACGAGCGCTATGAAAAGAAGACGGCTGACAACGACATTGGCCTGCTGCGATTGGTCTCGCCCGTGCTTTACACGCCGTACGCCGTGCCGGTCTGCCTGCCCACAAAGTCCTTGGCTGAGCGTGACCTGTGGGCCATCAGCATACACACGGTGAGCGGCTGGGGGCGGCGAGCCGAGAATGGCCCCACCTCGCACCTGCTGCGCCGTCTCAGGGTGCCTCGTATACGTACGCAACAGTGCATCCAGGAGAGTGGCGTGCAGCTCACCGAAAACATGTTTTGCGCCGGATACATCACGGGCCGGGAGGACTCGTGTAAAGGTGACAGCGGCGGGCCACTGGTGACGCAGTACAAGAAGACCACGTTCCTGCTGGGTATTGTGAGCTGGGGGAAGGGCTGCGCCCGGCCAGGCCACTACGGCATCTACACGCGCGTCTCCAACTATCTGCAGTGGATACACAACCGCATAGCGACAACGGTGCAGCTGACAAACGACGCTCAACTTCCAGTGCACAACATAACCACCTAA
- the f7l gene encoding coagulation factor VII isoform X2, whose product MFLGRPDASVFLHRTRRANYFWEELKQGNLERECLEEKCSYEEAKEIFALPQQLEVFWRLYTAEDHCLSSPCKNGGTCTRKVDTFVCQCTSGFHGSTCDKVRVTSNGCRYRNGGCEHFCKEFPNRTHICFCAPGYSLDQDNSTCTPQDPVPCGRPLVHFGPRVVNGDICPKGHCPWQALLTENHEHTCGAIVLSDQWMLTAAHCVWKKPNNILHVVVGEHDLETDEKTEQKRRVSKVLIHRGYNKSSYDSDLAMLKLHRPIKLGLYVVPICLPARNSSFSRTLAAIRHNTVSGWGRLSLHGSTARLLQRLALPRVPLQECRLHTKLNITRNMLCAGLQRGGQDACRGDSGGPLVSRYKKTWFLTGVVSWGNGCADNNMYGIYTKVSNFLDWIQQQMTRW is encoded by the exons ATGTTTTTGGGGAGACCCGACGCAAGCGTGTTTCTTCATCGAACGCGGCGGGCCAACTACTTCTGGGAGGAGCTGAAACAAGGCAATCTGGAGCGGGAATGTCTGGAAGAGAAATGCTCCTATGAGGAGGCCAAGGAGATCTTTGCTCTGCCGCAGCAGTTG GAAGTCTTCTGGCGATTGTACACAG ccgAGGATCACTGCCTGTCATCTCCCTGTAAGAATGGCGGCACTTGCACTCGCAAGGTCGACACTTTTGTCTGCCAGTGTACGTCTGGATTCCACGGGTCCACTTGCGACAAAG TGCGAGTGACCTCCAACGGATGTCGCTATAGGAATGGTGGATGTGAACATTTCTGCAAAGAGTTTCCGAACCGGACACACATTTGTTTCTGCGCTCCAGGGTACAGTCTGGATCAGGACAACAGTACCTGCACTCCACAAG ATCCTGTCCCCTGTGGACGACCACTGGTCCACTTTGGCCCAAGAGTTGTCAATGGAGATATTTGTCCCAAAGGACATTGTCCCTGGCAG GCGCTCCTGACTGAGAACCACGAGCATACCTGCGGTGCCATCGTCCTATCCGATCAGTGGATGCTGACTGCAGCTCACTGCGTGTGGAAGAAACCAAACAACATCTTGCACGTCGTCGTGG GCGAGCATGACCTCGAGACCGATGAGAAGACGGAGCAGAAGCGCCGAGTGTCGAAAGTCCTGATCCACCGCGGTTATAACAAGTCCAGTTACGACAGCGACCTGGCCATGCTGAAGCTCCACCGACCCATCAAACTGGGACTCTACGTCGTCCCCATTTGTCTTCCGGCTCGGAACAGCTCGTTCAGCCGTACCTTGGCGGCCATTCGACACAACACCGTGTCGGGGTGGGGTCGCCTGTCACTGCACGGATCCACTGCCAGATTGCTCCAACGCCTGGCGCTCCCGCGGGTCCCCCTGCAGGAGTGCCGCCTGCATACCAAACTCAACATCACCCGGAACATGCTCTGCGCCGGGCTGCAAAGAGGCGGCCAGGACGCGTGCAGGGGCGACAGCGGCGGCCCTCTGGTGTCGCGCTACAAGAAAACTTGGTTTTTGACTGGCGTGGTGAGCTGGGGGAACGGCTGCGCTGACAACAACATGTATGGCATTTACACCAAAGTCAGCAACTTCCTGGACTGGATCCAACAACAAATGACCAGATGGTAA
- the LOC144014274 gene encoding coagulation factor VII-like isoform X3, giving the protein MASAARLSVFVSLLIVLSPSSLASGQRSRRIFLNRDEARSVLVRTRRFNSGWLEELQKGDLKRECLEEKCSYEEAREVFEHQETTDEFWKTYSIPDSCESSPCLNGGSCAVLPGSYNCLCPPPFSGLNCELDDNAGPDTCLLENGACEHFCHEDERGERLNCSCADGYLLNADGKSCTAKDLISCGMTPVLQDPNKATQLDPRARIVGGNECPKGECPWQVLLLYEGKGFCGGVIIQPMWILTASHCLEDADAQFLNVVAGEHNTEVAEGTEQVIQVAQIIMHERYEKKTADNDIGLLRLVSPVLYTPYAVPVCLPTKSLAERDLWAISIHTVSGWGRRAENGPTSHLLRRLRVPRIRTQQCIQESGVQLTENMFCAGYITGREDSCKGDSGGPLVTQYKKTTFLLGIVSWGKGCARPGHYGIYTRVSNYLQWIHNRIATTVQLTNDAQLPVHNITT; this is encoded by the exons ATGGCGTCAGCAGCGCGCTTGAGTGTCTTCGTAAGCTTACTCATCGTCTTAAGCCCGTCGTCATTGGCATCAGGTCAGAGAAGCAGAAGAA TCTTCCTGAATCGGGATGAGGCGCGCAGTGTCCTGGTGCGCACCAGGAGGTTCAACTCGGGCTGGCTGGAGGAGCTGCAGAAGGGCGATTTGAAGAGGGAGTGTCTGGAGGAGAAGTGCTCATATGAGGAAGCGCGTGAGGTGTTTGAGCATCAAGAGACCACG GACGAATTCTGGAAGACATACAGCA TTCCAGACAGCTGTGAGTCGAGTCCCTGCTTGAACGGGGGAAGCTGTGCGGTCCTGCCGGGGTCTTACAACTGCTTGTGCCCACCGCCCTTCAGTGGCCTCAACTGTGAGCTGG ACGACAATGCCGGGCCAGACACGTGTCTGCTCGAAAATGGAGCATGTGAGCACTTCTGTCATGAAGACGAGAGGGGAGAAAGGCTCAACTGCTCCTGCGCAGATGGATACTTGCTGAACGCGGATGGGAAGAGCTGCACGGCCAAAG ACTTGATATCATGTGGCATGACCCCAGTCCTTCAAGATCCAAACAAAGCCACGCAGCTTGACCCTCGCGCTCGAATTGTGGGCGGGAACGAGTGTCCCAAAGGCGAATGCCCCTGGCAG gtGTTGCTGCTTTATGAAGGCAAAGGCTTCTGTGGCGGTGTAATCATTCAACCCATGTGGATCCTCACAGCATCTCACTGCCTGGAAGACGCTGATGCCCAGTTTCTAAATGTTGTTGCAG GTGAGCACAACACCGAGGTGGCGGAAGGAACAGAGCAGGTCATCCAGGTGGCTCAAATCATCATGCACGAGCGCTATGAAAAGAAGACGGCTGACAACGACATTGGCCTGCTGCGATTGGTCTCGCCCGTGCTTTACACGCCGTACGCCGTGCCGGTCTGCCTGCCCACAAAGTCCTTGGCTGAGCGTGACCTGTGGGCCATCAGCATACACACGGTGAGCGGCTGGGGGCGGCGAGCCGAGAATGGCCCCACCTCGCACCTGCTGCGCCGTCTCAGGGTGCCTCGTATACGTACGCAACAGTGCATCCAGGAGAGTGGCGTGCAGCTCACCGAAAACATGTTTTGCGCCGGATACATCACGGGCCGGGAGGACTCGTGTAAAGGTGACAGCGGCGGGCCACTGGTGACGCAGTACAAGAAGACCACGTTCCTGCTGGGTATTGTGAGCTGGGGGAAGGGCTGCGCCCGGCCAGGCCACTACGGCATCTACACGCGCGTCTCCAACTATCTGCAGTGGATACACAACCGCATAGCGACAACGGTGCAGCTGACAAACGACGCTCAACTTCCAGTGCACAACATAACCACCTAA
- the f7l gene encoding coagulation factor VII isoform X1 — protein MATTSRHTKPLFFLGLFLACIPACIGPPEGMFLGRPDASVFLHRTRRANYFWEELKQGNLERECLEEKCSYEEAKEIFALPQQLEVFWRLYTAEDHCLSSPCKNGGTCTRKVDTFVCQCTSGFHGSTCDKVRVTSNGCRYRNGGCEHFCKEFPNRTHICFCAPGYSLDQDNSTCTPQDPVPCGRPLVHFGPRVVNGDICPKGHCPWQALLTENHEHTCGAIVLSDQWMLTAAHCVWKKPNNILHVVVGEHDLETDEKTEQKRRVSKVLIHRGYNKSSYDSDLAMLKLHRPIKLGLYVVPICLPARNSSFSRTLAAIRHNTVSGWGRLSLHGSTARLLQRLALPRVPLQECRLHTKLNITRNMLCAGLQRGGQDACRGDSGGPLVSRYKKTWFLTGVVSWGNGCADNNMYGIYTKVSNFLDWIQQQMTRW, from the exons atggcaacaacaaGCAGACACACTAAGCCGCTCTTCTTCCTAGGGCTTTTCTTGGCTTGTATCCCAGCATGCATTGGGCCTCCTGAAG GCATGTTTTTGGGGAGACCCGACGCAAGCGTGTTTCTTCATCGAACGCGGCGGGCCAACTACTTCTGGGAGGAGCTGAAACAAGGCAATCTGGAGCGGGAATGTCTGGAAGAGAAATGCTCCTATGAGGAGGCCAAGGAGATCTTTGCTCTGCCGCAGCAGTTG GAAGTCTTCTGGCGATTGTACACAG ccgAGGATCACTGCCTGTCATCTCCCTGTAAGAATGGCGGCACTTGCACTCGCAAGGTCGACACTTTTGTCTGCCAGTGTACGTCTGGATTCCACGGGTCCACTTGCGACAAAG TGCGAGTGACCTCCAACGGATGTCGCTATAGGAATGGTGGATGTGAACATTTCTGCAAAGAGTTTCCGAACCGGACACACATTTGTTTCTGCGCTCCAGGGTACAGTCTGGATCAGGACAACAGTACCTGCACTCCACAAG ATCCTGTCCCCTGTGGACGACCACTGGTCCACTTTGGCCCAAGAGTTGTCAATGGAGATATTTGTCCCAAAGGACATTGTCCCTGGCAG GCGCTCCTGACTGAGAACCACGAGCATACCTGCGGTGCCATCGTCCTATCCGATCAGTGGATGCTGACTGCAGCTCACTGCGTGTGGAAGAAACCAAACAACATCTTGCACGTCGTCGTGG GCGAGCATGACCTCGAGACCGATGAGAAGACGGAGCAGAAGCGCCGAGTGTCGAAAGTCCTGATCCACCGCGGTTATAACAAGTCCAGTTACGACAGCGACCTGGCCATGCTGAAGCTCCACCGACCCATCAAACTGGGACTCTACGTCGTCCCCATTTGTCTTCCGGCTCGGAACAGCTCGTTCAGCCGTACCTTGGCGGCCATTCGACACAACACCGTGTCGGGGTGGGGTCGCCTGTCACTGCACGGATCCACTGCCAGATTGCTCCAACGCCTGGCGCTCCCGCGGGTCCCCCTGCAGGAGTGCCGCCTGCATACCAAACTCAACATCACCCGGAACATGCTCTGCGCCGGGCTGCAAAGAGGCGGCCAGGACGCGTGCAGGGGCGACAGCGGCGGCCCTCTGGTGTCGCGCTACAAGAAAACTTGGTTTTTGACTGGCGTGGTGAGCTGGGGGAACGGCTGCGCTGACAACAACATGTATGGCATTTACACCAAAGTCAGCAACTTCCTGGACTGGATCCAACAACAAATGACCAGATGGTAA
- the f7i gene encoding coagulation factor VIIi, with protein MLARSCILLILLTDIAAAEVFVEKQEADAVLSRWRRANTGFWEEVQQGNLERECIEEICNYEEAREVFEDDTQTRQFWDTYERRDPCRVNPCLNNGVCVPIGTGFQCQCAEGFEGRFCQMVFEDSLKCIFHNGECQHFCDGSGKRRKCSCADGYILAEDGRQCIAQVEFPCGQLAPNNQSMMDQTRLVGSNHCPKGKCPWQVLIQLNGASHCGGALIRPDQVLTAAHCVNGIKPDKLTVVAGEHNLDADDGTEQRIPVSKVTVHEDYQPETGDSDIALLHLSGGVTLSSHAIPICLPTKDLAERELLLLRYHTVSGWGKRTSGGNDHGGFLTSPILRKMSVPIIQNSQCSARGLFNFTDNMLCAGYLEGQQESCRGDDGSPLTTVYGSTHFLTGVVGWGRGCSISGYFGVYTNMAKFVDWVESKNLALTTMAPGMMQEKVV; from the exons ATGTTGGCGAGAAGCTGCATTTTGTTGATTCTGCTGACTGACATCGCTGCAGCTGAAG TGTTTGTGGAGAAGCAGGAGGCCGACGCTGTACTGAGCAGATGGCGACGAGCAAACACGGGATTCTGGGAGGAAGTCCAGCAGGGCAACCTGGAAAGGGAGTGCATCGAGGAGATCTGCAACTACGAGGAGGCCAGAGAAGTGTTTGAGGATGACACTCAAACG AGGCAATTCTGGGATACATATGAAC GTCGAGACCCCTGCCGAGTCAACCCATGTCTTAACAATGGCGTGTGTGTCCCCATCGGGACCGGATTCCAGTGTCAATGCGCCGAAGGCTTTGAGGGACGCTTCTGTCAGATGG TGTTTGAAGACTCGCTCAAGTGTATCTTCCACAACGGAGAGTGTCAGCACTTTTGCGATGGTTCAGGGAAACGCCGCAAATGCTCCTGCGCTGATGGCTACATCCTGGCCGAAGATGGTCGACAGTGTATTGCTCAGG TGGAGTTTCCATGTGGTCAACTGGCGCCAAACAATCAGAGCATGATGGATCAGACGAGGCTTGTTGGATCCAACCATTGTCCCAAAGGAAAGTGTCCCTGGCAG GTCCTGATTCAGTTGAACGGAGCCAGTCACTGTGGGGGCGCTTTGATCCGTCCCGACCAGGTTCTTACCGCAGCTCACTGTGTCAACGGAATCAAACCTGACAAACTTACTGTTGTGGCGG GGGAACACAACCTGGATGCTGATGACGGCACGGAACAAAGAATCCCCGTTTCCAAGGTGACTGTTCACGAAGATTACCAGCCAGAGACGGGCGACAGCGACATTGCGCTTCTGCATTTAAGTGGAGGCGTGACCCTAAGTAGCCACGCCATACCCATCTGCCTGCCCACCAAAGACTTAGCAGAACGGGAGCTGCTACTGCTGCGCTACCACACCGTGTCTGGCTGGGGCAAGCGGACCAGTGGAGGAAACGACCACGGCGGGTTCCTCACTTCCCCCATACTCCGCAAGATGTCTGTGCCTATTATCCAGAATTCCCAGTGCTCAGCGAGAGGCCTATTCAACTTCACCGACAACATGCTGTGTGCCGGCTACCTGGAAGGTCAACAGGAGAGTTGCCGTGGAGATGACGGGAGCCCACTGACAACTGTCTACGGTTCCACCCACTTCCTTACAGGCGTGGTGGGTTGGGGGCGTGGCTGCTCAATCTCAGGGTACTTTGGTGTTTACACTAATATGGCCAAATTTGTTGACTGGGTTGAGTCCAAGAACCTGGCTTTAACTACAATGGCACCTGGCATGATGCAAGAGAAAGTAGTTTAa